A window of the Rhodoluna limnophila genome harbors these coding sequences:
- a CDS encoding glycosyltransferase, whose protein sequence is MAVAPGAPSFKKLTIVIGCDTFPPDINGAARFAERLAGGLARHGHDVHIIASAYNEQHGTFIEQHDGAKMTVHRIKSYRIPQHKTLRYVWPYSLKAKTDKILREVKPDAVHIQSHLIMGRYLVKSAKEQGIRLLATNHIMPENLIKYSVIVPKFLEKTVMKMAWADAGRVLSQVDAITTPTRRAAQLLEAAAGVDGVLAISCGIDASKFANTSPTSNAEPRILFLGRLDYEKHIHNLLKAVAMLPKSLNTQVEIVGDGGERKYLENLALELGIAKNVHFLGHISEQELPKAYERATLFAMPSIAELQSIATMEAMASGRPVVAADAMALPHLVHDGDNGYLFQPDDVVEFSDKLKRILTADQAELDRLSENSLHLIQAHDIERTLTIFEGLYRGDNDTDKTSDDNSDDYTRPIGILPESLHDRVEALRERARALREATHDLRDKAEDVAEEVIDKLEDIRDEVIEKAHEVNERVKKTAKKTANKAKEAVKDAAERLRNEDN, encoded by the coding sequence TTGGCAGTAGCCCCCGGTGCTCCTAGTTTCAAAAAACTCACCATCGTCATTGGTTGTGACACATTTCCGCCCGACATCAACGGCGCAGCGCGATTCGCCGAGCGTCTAGCCGGCGGACTTGCACGTCACGGGCACGATGTTCACATCATCGCCTCTGCATATAACGAACAGCACGGGACTTTCATCGAGCAGCATGACGGCGCCAAGATGACCGTTCACCGCATCAAGAGCTACCGAATTCCTCAGCACAAAACCCTTAGATATGTTTGGCCGTATTCACTAAAGGCCAAGACTGACAAGATTCTGCGCGAGGTAAAGCCTGACGCTGTTCACATTCAGTCGCACCTGATCATGGGTAGATACCTGGTCAAGAGCGCCAAAGAGCAGGGCATTCGACTTCTAGCGACAAACCACATCATGCCCGAGAACCTAATTAAGTACTCGGTAATCGTGCCAAAGTTCCTTGAAAAGACCGTTATGAAAATGGCCTGGGCTGATGCCGGGCGCGTTTTGTCTCAGGTTGACGCAATTACTACACCAACGCGCAGAGCAGCTCAGCTTCTAGAGGCTGCCGCCGGGGTCGACGGTGTGTTGGCGATTAGCTGTGGAATCGATGCTTCAAAGTTTGCTAACACCTCACCGACTTCAAACGCAGAGCCGAGAATCTTGTTCCTGGGCCGCTTGGATTACGAGAAGCACATCCACAACCTGCTTAAGGCCGTGGCCATGCTGCCAAAATCGCTCAACACACAGGTGGAGATTGTTGGTGACGGCGGCGAGCGTAAGTATCTGGAAAACTTGGCGCTAGAGCTAGGCATCGCGAAGAACGTGCATTTCTTGGGGCACATCAGCGAGCAGGAATTGCCGAAGGCGTACGAACGGGCGACTTTGTTCGCAATGCCCTCCATAGCCGAGCTTCAGAGCATTGCAACGATGGAGGCGATGGCCTCGGGTCGACCGGTCGTTGCTGCAGACGCCATGGCCCTGCCGCACTTGGTGCACGATGGGGACAACGGCTACCTCTTCCAGCCTGACGACGTCGTAGAATTTAGCGACAAGCTGAAGCGGATTCTCACCGCAGATCAGGCCGAGCTCGATCGTCTGTCTGAAAACTCACTTCACCTAATTCAGGCCCACGACATAGAGCGCACCCTGACTATTTTTGAGGGGCTTTATCGCGGTGATAATGACACCGATAAGACCTCTGATGACAACAGCGATGACTACACCCGCCCAATCGGTATTTTGCCGGAATCTCTGCATGATCGGGTTGAGGCACTTCGCGAGCGAGCACGAGCCTTGCGTGAGGCAACGCACGACCTAAGGGATAAGGCCGAAGATGTAGCCGAAGAGGTTATCGACAAGCTTGAGGACATCCGTGACGAAGTTATCGAAAAAGCCCACGAGGTAAACGAGCGGGTCAAGAAAACAGCAAAGAAAACCGCCAACAAGGCAAAAGAGGCCGTGAAGGATGCGGCTGAACGCTTAAGAAACGAAGATAATTAG